In one Flavobacteriales bacterium genomic region, the following are encoded:
- a CDS encoding T9SS type A sorting domain-containing protein: MNVSLLKHVAVAACFAIPSILLAQPANDDCVGAIELFPDGACTPVSGTVSGATQSTPGTVSCDGFGATPDDDVWYRFTATNAAHSIRVAGSPSFDAVIQLLSGSCDGTPIVCRDVVSAGGVEVLNATGLIVGTEYLIRVFHWAATPPATPDFTICIDEPAVPANDECAGAVELVPAPVCTPVAGNVANATQSIPGTVLCDGFNATPNDDVWYRFTATSDAHTITVAGGAAFDAVIQLRSGACDGAPIVCRDVAATGQPEVLNATGLTIGEQYLVRVFHWAASVPATTAFTICLEGPEPAVCEADASTLSPNRPEVCFEDGPTLIDAAFDVPPTVPAGFEVVHVLTEGPGLVILATSPAPAFTVDALGNYTIHTLVYDPATLDLGIIEPGVTTGFDVNALLLQGGGSICGSLDVVGAAIAVIVCTECEADAGTLTADASTVCLDAGAADITATPDGNAVVPLGFEVIYVLTQGNDLVIQQVATDPAFTVAEAGDYTVHTLVYDPATLDLGIVELGVTTGGEVNALLVQGGGAICGSLDVAGAAVTAEECLACDADAGTITPDASSVCLEGGAADITATHDGNSVVPDGYQQAYVLTQGPGLVILAAGTTPAFPVTEAGIYTIHTLVYDPATLDLGIIEFGVTTGFDVNALLIQGGGAICASLDVTGATLAVEECVVCDADAGTITADLAQVCFVPDETVINATPNGDAVVPPGFETVYVLTQGAGLVILDAGATPDFLVPSEGDYTIHTLVYDPATLDLGIIEFGVTTGFDVNALLVQGGGDICASLDVTGAAFTVQVCIECDAEAGTLTAVDSIVCFADGMGMFAATANGDAVVPPGFETLYVLTEGTGLVIVDAAATPGFMVTATGNYTIHTLVYDPATLDLGIIEFGVTTGFDVNALLVQGGGDICASLDVTGAAFSVQVCCEADAGTLTIDETPVCLMMGSAQVGATPNGDAVVPDGFETAYAMTQGAGLTIVALSGGPVFTVSEPGTYTLHTLVYDPATIDPAGIELGVTTGFDINALLVQGGGAICGALDVAGATVVVNDCSPANDDCISAIPLAINGADDCPANAVAGDNTYADMDGGIPSCDDPGSTLLDVWYTFNAGENTEVALTLDPGTMEDWAVAVYDGCGGTEIACFITPTEPIILATSAFTDYVVQVYSNFTFGNGGQFTLCLTGDVPTVVCDGGLVQTSDGHFSVDVCQDTEADVIDFVNSSTSSEEYAFLLTDDNDVIVAVLSGNSLDFNSAAIGLYRVWGISYNGVLTGADPGALATEIASTGSCFELSDNYVLVSVDICDGIAAADRMEWSLFPNPGNGDFSITYAGTAGPVDLEVLDMDGRIVHAERVAMTKGQAQAFALAGKLARGLYTVRLLGPGGPAQLRLVVQ, translated from the coding sequence ATGAACGTTTCATTACTCAAGCACGTGGCCGTCGCCGCTTGCTTCGCCATCCCGAGCATCCTGCTCGCACAGCCCGCCAATGACGATTGCGTCGGTGCAATTGAACTCTTCCCTGACGGAGCATGCACTCCGGTATCCGGTACCGTATCCGGTGCCACGCAGAGCACCCCGGGCACGGTGTCGTGCGATGGCTTCGGGGCGACCCCCGATGATGATGTCTGGTACCGGTTCACGGCCACGAACGCGGCCCATTCGATCCGCGTGGCCGGCAGCCCCTCCTTCGATGCCGTGATCCAGCTGCTCTCCGGCTCCTGCGACGGCACGCCCATCGTCTGCCGCGATGTGGTGAGCGCCGGCGGGGTTGAGGTCCTCAATGCCACAGGGCTCATCGTGGGCACGGAGTACCTGATCCGCGTGTTCCATTGGGCGGCCACGCCCCCCGCCACGCCGGATTTCACCATCTGCATCGATGAGCCCGCAGTGCCGGCGAATGATGAATGCGCCGGTGCGGTGGAACTGGTTCCCGCGCCCGTATGCACGCCTGTGGCGGGCAATGTGGCCAATGCCACGCAATCGATCCCGGGAACCGTGCTGTGCGATGGCTTCAACGCCACACCGAATGATGATGTCTGGTACCGCTTCACAGCCACCAGCGATGCGCACACGATCACCGTGGCCGGCGGAGCAGCGTTCGATGCGGTCATCCAGCTCCGCTCCGGCGCCTGCGATGGAGCGCCCATCGTATGCCGCGATGTGGCCGCTACCGGCCAGCCCGAAGTGCTCAATGCCACCGGGCTCACCATCGGTGAGCAGTACCTGGTGCGGGTCTTCCACTGGGCCGCATCGGTTCCCGCCACCACCGCCTTCACCATCTGCCTCGAAGGGCCCGAGCCTGCCGTGTGCGAGGCGGATGCCAGCACCCTTTCGCCCAATCGCCCGGAGGTCTGCTTCGAGGATGGCCCGACGCTCATCGATGCAGCTTTTGATGTGCCGCCCACCGTGCCTGCGGGCTTCGAGGTGGTCCATGTGCTCACCGAGGGCCCGGGCCTCGTCATCCTGGCCACTTCGCCTGCTCCGGCGTTCACGGTGGATGCGCTCGGCAACTACACCATCCATACGCTGGTCTACGACCCCGCGACGCTCGACCTGGGCATTATCGAGCCGGGCGTCACCACCGGATTCGATGTGAATGCACTGCTCCTGCAGGGGGGCGGCTCCATCTGCGGCAGCCTCGATGTGGTCGGCGCCGCGATTGCCGTCATCGTCTGCACGGAATGCGAAGCGGATGCGGGCACCCTTACGGCGGATGCGTCGACCGTGTGCCTCGATGCGGGTGCGGCCGATATCACGGCCACGCCTGATGGCAATGCGGTGGTGCCCCTCGGCTTCGAGGTGATCTATGTGCTTACGCAGGGCAACGACCTCGTCATCCAGCAGGTGGCCACCGATCCGGCCTTCACCGTTGCGGAGGCGGGTGATTACACGGTGCATACCCTGGTCTACGACCCGGCCACCCTCGATCTCGGCATCGTGGAGCTCGGCGTCACCACCGGCGGGGAGGTGAACGCCCTGCTGGTCCAGGGCGGCGGTGCGATCTGCGGCAGCCTTGATGTCGCCGGGGCGGCCGTGACCGCGGAGGAATGCTTAGCCTGCGACGCGGATGCCGGCACCATCACTCCCGATGCGAGCAGCGTCTGCCTGGAGGGCGGCGCCGCGGACATCACAGCTACGCACGACGGCAATAGTGTAGTGCCCGATGGCTATCAGCAGGCCTATGTCCTCACCCAAGGTCCTGGCCTGGTGATCCTGGCGGCCGGCACCACCCCCGCGTTCCCCGTTACCGAGGCCGGCATCTATACCATCCATACGCTGGTCTATGATCCCGCCACGCTCGACCTGGGCATCATCGAGTTCGGCGTTACCACGGGCTTCGACGTGAATGCGCTGCTCATCCAGGGCGGCGGCGCAATCTGCGCCAGCCTGGACGTGACCGGAGCGACCTTGGCTGTGGAGGAGTGCGTGGTGTGCGACGCTGATGCGGGCACCATCACGGCCGATCTGGCCCAGGTCTGCTTCGTGCCTGATGAGACGGTGATCAATGCCACCCCTAACGGCGATGCCGTGGTGCCCCCCGGTTTCGAGACGGTGTACGTGCTCACGCAAGGCGCCGGCCTGGTGATCCTGGATGCAGGCGCGACCCCTGATTTCCTGGTTCCATCCGAGGGCGACTACACGATTCATACACTGGTGTACGATCCCGCCACGCTCGACCTGGGCATCATCGAGTTCGGCGTCACCACCGGTTTCGATGTGAATGCGCTCCTCGTGCAGGGCGGCGGGGACATCTGCGCCAGCCTGGATGTAACCGGTGCGGCCTTTACCGTTCAGGTCTGCATCGAGTGCGATGCCGAGGCCGGCACACTCACGGCGGTTGATTCCATCGTCTGCTTTGCCGACGGCATGGGCATGTTCGCAGCGACGGCGAACGGTGATGCCGTGGTGCCTCCGGGCTTCGAGACCCTCTACGTCCTCACCGAGGGTACAGGGCTGGTGATCGTCGATGCCGCTGCCACGCCCGGCTTCATGGTCACGGCCACCGGCAACTACACGATCCATACGTTGGTGTACGATCCCGCCACGCTCGATCTGGGCATCATCGAGTTCGGTGTCACCACCGGGTTCGATGTGAATGCGCTCCTGGTACAGGGCGGCGGGGACATCTGCGCCAGCTTGGATGTAACTGGTGCCGCCTTCTCGGTTCAGGTCTGCTGCGAGGCCGATGCCGGTACGCTCACCATCGATGAGACGCCCGTGTGCCTGATGATGGGCAGCGCCCAGGTGGGTGCGACCCCGAACGGCGATGCCGTGGTCCCCGATGGCTTCGAGACGGCTTACGCCATGACGCAGGGCGCGGGCCTCACCATCGTCGCCCTCAGCGGAGGTCCGGTCTTCACCGTGAGCGAGCCGGGCACCTATACCCTGCATACCCTTGTCTATGACCCGGCGACCATCGACCCCGCCGGGATCGAGCTCGGGGTCACCACCGGATTCGACATCAATGCGCTGCTGGTGCAGGGAGGCGGTGCCATCTGCGGCGCCCTGGATGTGGCCGGCGCTACGGTCGTGGTCAACGACTGCAGCCCCGCGAACGACGATTGCATCAGTGCCATCCCGCTCGCCATCAATGGTGCGGATGACTGCCCGGCCAATGCGGTCGCTGGCGACAACACCTATGCGGACATGGATGGAGGCATCCCATCGTGCGACGATCCGGGCAGCACGCTGCTCGATGTCTGGTACACCTTCAATGCCGGCGAGAACACGGAGGTCGCGCTGACGCTCGACCCCGGCACCATGGAGGACTGGGCCGTCGCCGTGTACGACGGATGCGGAGGCACGGAGATCGCCTGCTTCATCACGCCCACGGAGCCCATCATCCTGGCCACCTCCGCCTTCACCGATTACGTGGTGCAGGTATACAGCAACTTCACCTTCGGGAACGGTGGCCAGTTCACCCTGTGCCTCACCGGTGATGTGCCCACCGTGGTCTGCGACGGCGGCCTGGTGCAGACCAGTGATGGCCACTTCTCCGTGGATGTCTGCCAGGATACCGAGGCTGATGTGATCGATTTCGTCAACAGCAGCACCAGCTCCGAGGAGTATGCCTTCCTCCTGACGGACGACAATGATGTGATCGTGGCCGTGCTCTCCGGCAACTCGCTCGATTTCAACAGCGCCGCCATCGGTCTTTACAGGGTGTGGGGCATCAGCTACAACGGCGTCCTCACCGGCGCGGATCCCGGGGCGCTCGCCACGGAGATCGCGTCCACAGGCAGCTGCTTCGAGCTCAGCGACAACTACGTGCTGGTGAGCGTGGACATCTGCGATGGCATCGCGGCCGCCGACCGGATGGAATGGTCGCTCTTCCCGAATCCCGGGAATGGCGACTTCAGCATCACTTATGCCGGTACGGCCGGCCCGGTTGACCTTGAAGTCTTGGACATGGACGGCCGCATTGTGCATGCGGAGCGCGTGGCCATGACCAAGGGCCAGGCCCAGGCCTTCGCCCTCGCAGGAAAGCTCGCAAGGGGCCTTTACACGGTGCGGCTGCTGGGCCCCGGCGGCCCGGCGCAGCTCCGGTTGGTGGTGCAGTAG
- a CDS encoding 3-hydroxyanthranilate 3,4-dioxygenase, protein MPIRRPFNLKQWIAENRDALKPPVGNRNLYKEAGDYIVMVVGGPNARKDYHFNETEELFYQVEGDIEVGIQEDGKAVTIPIREGEMFLLPARVPHQPRRGPNTVGLVIECKRDDRQMEDGLQWYCEKCNNLLHEYRFVLHNIEQDFLPRFREFYANEGYRTCKKCGHVMETDPRFV, encoded by the coding sequence ATGCCCATCCGCCGCCCCTTCAATCTCAAGCAATGGATAGCCGAGAACCGCGATGCGCTGAAGCCTCCGGTGGGCAACCGGAACCTCTACAAGGAGGCCGGCGATTACATCGTCATGGTGGTGGGCGGCCCCAACGCGCGGAAGGATTACCACTTCAACGAGACCGAGGAGCTGTTCTACCAGGTCGAGGGTGATATCGAGGTGGGCATCCAGGAGGACGGCAAGGCCGTGACCATCCCCATCCGGGAGGGTGAGATGTTCCTGCTGCCGGCCCGTGTCCCCCACCAGCCGCGCCGCGGCCCGAACACCGTGGGTCTGGTGATCGAGTGCAAGCGCGACGATCGGCAGATGGAGGATGGGCTTCAGTGGTATTGCGAGAAGTGCAACAACCTGCTCCACGAGTACCGCTTCGTCCTGCACAACATCGAGCAGGACTTCCTCCCCCGCTTCCGGGAGTTCTACGCGAATGAGGGGTACCGCACCTGCAAGAAGTGCGGTCATGTGATGGAGACCGATCCGCGCTTCGTGTGA
- a CDS encoding amidohydrolase family protein, producing MELFSIDIHTHILPEQIPDFGARYGYRGFIHLDHHRPGCARMMMDDKFFREVQANCWDPVVRLGECDAHALHVQVLSTVPVMFSYWARPQDTLDLSMFLNDHIAGIVQQWPKRFVGLGTIPMQEPDLAIQELERCKRIGLVGVQIGTHVNGLNLGEPRLFPVFEACQELGMAVFVHPWDMMGAERMDKYWMPWLVGMPVETTTAIVSMIFSGLFERLPRLRVAFAHGGGSFPATLGRIEHGFLVRPDLCAVDNDVNPRHYLGRFWIDALVHDPEILQLVVDQMGANRVALGTDYPFPLGELVPGALIKSMPWDDARKEMLLSGAALEWLDMPRSLFR from the coding sequence ATGGAGCTGTTCTCCATCGACATCCATACGCATATCCTGCCGGAGCAGATCCCCGATTTCGGGGCGCGGTACGGCTACCGGGGATTCATCCACCTCGACCATCATCGCCCGGGATGCGCGCGCATGATGATGGACGACAAGTTCTTCCGCGAGGTGCAGGCCAATTGCTGGGATCCCGTGGTCCGGCTCGGGGAGTGCGATGCGCATGCCCTCCATGTGCAGGTGCTGAGCACCGTGCCCGTGATGTTCAGCTATTGGGCCAGGCCGCAGGATACGCTGGACCTCTCGATGTTCCTCAATGACCACATCGCGGGCATCGTGCAGCAATGGCCCAAGCGCTTCGTCGGGCTGGGTACCATCCCCATGCAGGAGCCCGACCTGGCCATTCAGGAGCTGGAGCGCTGCAAGCGGATCGGCCTGGTCGGGGTGCAGATCGGCACGCACGTCAATGGCCTCAACCTCGGTGAGCCTCGGCTCTTCCCGGTCTTCGAAGCCTGCCAGGAGCTGGGAATGGCGGTGTTCGTGCATCCCTGGGATATGATGGGGGCCGAGCGCATGGACAAGTACTGGATGCCCTGGCTGGTCGGCATGCCGGTAGAGACCACCACGGCCATCGTGAGCATGATATTCAGCGGGCTCTTCGAGCGGCTGCCGAGGCTGCGCGTGGCCTTCGCGCATGGCGGCGGGTCCTTCCCGGCCACGCTGGGGCGCATCGAGCACGGATTCCTCGTCCGCCCTGACCTCTGCGCAGTGGACAACGACGTGAATCCCCGCCACTACCTGGGCCGCTTCTGGATCGATGCGCTGGTGCACGATCCGGAGATCCTCCAGCTGGTGGTGGACCAGATGGGCGCCAACCGCGTGGCACTCGGCACGGATTATCCGTTCCCCTTGGGCGAGCTGGTGCCCGGCGCGCTCATCAAGAGCATGCCATGGGACGATGCGCGCAAGGAGATGCTGCTCAGCGGTGCGGCGCTGGAGTGGCTGGACATGCCCCGCTCCCTTTTCCGCTGA
- the dnaE gene encoding DNA polymerase III subunit alpha, with protein sequence MFLNCHSWFSLKYGILSPQALLEEAAKAGVRAMALTDIHCTAGIPDFVRLAEKGFGIRPVAGIEFRRGARLLYIGIAKDNDGFQRLNELLSPHLLDGVSLPEHPPELDNAFFILPFATPHRRLRPNERIGIRPAEVTRLPFSPWARHAEGLVALMPVTFGSGKADRNTHRLLRTMDRNTVLSLLPNEELAQPDERFRTAEEARSAYQGFPALLQNAQRLLDNCSIAFDGSDKTPPVVGSSAQADQELLGGLARAGLQRRYGAHAGRAESRLQRELETIATMGFNSYFLINHDIVSYARRRGFFHVGRGSGANSLVAYCLGITDVDPVELDLYFERFISTARKKPPDFDIDFSWKDRDEIYRYVFTRYNEGKGGHHHVAQLATYATFQWRAAVREIGKALGLPPGEIEALSEGGTGHYGRGRPSATAVDQGLDRVARTVVRYAHRLLGMPHHLSIHVGGVLVSERPMTRYSALHRPPKGFPVTQFSMLEAEDLGLHKFDLLSQRGLGHIRDCVELVNRAQGAGGSAEATGRRGNSAESCAAHEAVDIHDIERFKQDASVQQLLRTGNTIGCFYVESPALRMLLKKLKVDDYLGLVAASSIIRPGVAESGMMREYLLRHNDPERRRMAPRSLLRIMPETYGVMVYQEDVLRVAHLYAGLSLDDADMLRRGMSARFRDRPEFKEVADRFFAGCRAKGHPEEEAREVWRQIESFASFSFAKGHSASYAVESYQSLWLKAHHPLEFMVAVANNFGGFYRTEFYLHEARRAGAAIEAPCINTSGELCTLVRDGFPLAKPRIHLGLGNIRSLPTEAVALILGERRRQGPFADLQDLLQRVPLHADQARALIRAGALRFTGKGKPRLLWDLTLLHRPSCTPAGGDLFTARVEEPRLPALEHHPLADAFDELELLGFPLCDPFDLVAEGHAEAPRPGVPRILAREMAAHAGRRVEMLGYMIHVKSTTTSAGSLMSFGSFIDPAGDFWDSTQFPDVAAKHPFGGRGVYRLAGIVEEEFGHYALRTTALERLPWKPDPRYGS encoded by the coding sequence ATGTTCCTCAACTGCCACAGCTGGTTCAGCCTCAAGTACGGGATCCTCAGCCCCCAGGCGCTGCTGGAGGAGGCGGCGAAGGCGGGGGTGCGCGCCATGGCGCTCACCGACATCCATTGCACAGCCGGCATACCGGACTTCGTGCGGCTGGCGGAGAAGGGGTTCGGCATCCGCCCGGTGGCTGGCATCGAGTTCCGGCGGGGCGCGCGGCTGCTCTACATCGGCATTGCGAAGGACAACGATGGGTTCCAGCGGCTCAACGAACTGCTGTCGCCCCACCTGCTCGATGGCGTGTCACTGCCGGAGCACCCGCCGGAGCTTGACAATGCCTTCTTCATCCTGCCCTTCGCCACGCCCCATCGGCGTCTGCGGCCCAATGAACGCATCGGGATACGGCCGGCGGAGGTCACGCGCCTGCCCTTCTCGCCCTGGGCACGGCATGCGGAGGGGCTCGTCGCCCTGATGCCCGTGACCTTCGGCAGCGGCAAGGCCGACCGGAACACCCATCGCCTGCTGCGCACCATGGACAGGAACACGGTGCTGAGCCTGCTGCCGAACGAGGAGCTGGCGCAGCCCGATGAGCGCTTCCGCACCGCCGAGGAGGCCCGCTCGGCCTACCAGGGATTCCCTGCCCTGCTCCAGAACGCGCAGCGGCTCTTGGACAACTGCTCCATCGCCTTCGACGGAAGCGACAAGACGCCTCCCGTGGTGGGCAGCAGCGCACAGGCGGATCAGGAGCTGCTGGGAGGGCTGGCCCGTGCGGGGCTCCAGCGCCGCTATGGCGCGCATGCCGGCAGGGCGGAGAGTAGGCTGCAGCGCGAGTTGGAGACCATCGCTACGATGGGATTCAACAGCTACTTCCTCATCAACCACGACATCGTTTCTTACGCCCGGCGGCGCGGCTTCTTCCATGTGGGCCGCGGGAGCGGCGCCAACAGCCTGGTCGCCTACTGCCTGGGCATCACCGACGTGGATCCGGTGGAGCTCGACCTGTACTTCGAGCGGTTCATCAGCACCGCGCGGAAGAAGCCGCCCGACTTCGACATCGACTTCAGCTGGAAGGACCGCGACGAGATCTACCGCTACGTCTTCACGCGCTACAACGAGGGCAAGGGCGGCCACCACCATGTGGCGCAGCTCGCCACCTACGCCACCTTCCAGTGGCGTGCCGCTGTGCGCGAAATTGGCAAGGCGCTGGGGCTGCCGCCCGGGGAGATCGAGGCGCTGAGCGAAGGCGGCACCGGCCATTACGGCCGCGGCAGGCCCAGCGCAACGGCCGTCGACCAAGGGCTCGACCGCGTGGCGCGCACGGTGGTGCGGTACGCCCATCGGCTGCTCGGCATGCCGCATCACCTGAGCATCCATGTGGGCGGCGTGCTGGTGAGCGAGCGCCCCATGACCCGCTACTCGGCGCTCCACCGTCCGCCGAAAGGGTTCCCGGTGACGCAGTTCAGCATGCTGGAGGCGGAGGACCTGGGCCTGCACAAATTCGACCTGCTCAGCCAGCGCGGGCTGGGGCACATCCGGGATTGCGTGGAGCTCGTGAACAGGGCGCAAGGCGCGGGCGGGAGCGCGGAGGCAACCGGGCGCCGCGGCAACAGCGCCGAATCCTGCGCCGCCCATGAAGCGGTGGACATCCACGACATCGAGCGGTTCAAGCAGGATGCATCGGTGCAGCAGCTGCTGCGCACGGGCAACACCATCGGCTGCTTCTACGTGGAGAGCCCTGCCTTGCGGATGCTGCTCAAGAAGCTGAAGGTCGACGATTACCTGGGGCTGGTGGCGGCCAGCAGCATCATCAGGCCCGGCGTGGCCGAGAGCGGCATGATGCGCGAGTACCTTCTGCGGCACAACGACCCCGAACGGCGACGGATGGCTCCGCGATCGCTGCTGCGGATCATGCCCGAGACCTACGGCGTGATGGTGTACCAAGAGGATGTGCTGCGCGTGGCGCACCTCTATGCCGGCCTTTCGCTCGACGATGCGGATATGCTGCGGCGCGGGATGAGCGCGCGCTTCCGGGACCGGCCGGAATTCAAGGAGGTCGCCGACCGGTTCTTCGCCGGCTGCCGCGCGAAGGGCCACCCGGAGGAGGAGGCGCGCGAGGTATGGCGGCAGATCGAGAGCTTCGCCAGTTTCAGCTTCGCGAAGGGGCACAGCGCCAGCTATGCCGTGGAGAGCTACCAGAGCCTTTGGCTGAAGGCCCACCATCCGCTGGAGTTCATGGTAGCGGTGGCCAACAACTTCGGGGGGTTCTACCGAACCGAATTCTACCTGCATGAAGCGAGGCGCGCCGGGGCTGCCATAGAGGCGCCGTGCATCAACACGAGCGGGGAGCTGTGCACCCTGGTGCGCGACGGATTCCCTCTGGCGAAGCCCCGCATCCACCTAGGCTTGGGCAACATCAGGTCACTGCCCACCGAAGCGGTCGCGCTGATCCTGGGCGAACGACGCCGCCAGGGCCCCTTCGCCGACCTGCAGGACCTGCTGCAGCGGGTTCCCCTGCACGCCGACCAGGCACGCGCGCTCATCCGCGCCGGGGCGCTGCGCTTCACGGGCAAGGGCAAGCCCCGGCTGCTGTGGGACCTGACCCTTCTGCACCGCCCCTCGTGCACCCCCGCTGGCGGAGACCTGTTCACCGCACGCGTGGAGGAGCCCCGCCTGCCCGCCCTTGAGCACCACCCCCTGGCCGATGCCTTCGATGAGCTGGAGCTGCTGGGCTTCCCCCTCTGCGACCCGTTCGACCTGGTTGCGGAAGGGCACGCGGAGGCCCCGCGCCCGGGCGTCCCGCGCATCCTGGCACGGGAGATGGCCGCCCATGCCGGGCGACGCGTGGAGATGCTCGGCTACATGATCCATGTGAAGAGCACCACCACCAGCGCCGGGTCGCTCATGAGCTTCGGTTCCTTCATCGACCCGGCCGGCGATTTCTGGGACAGCACGCAATTCCCGGACGTGGCCGCCAAGCATCCCTTCGGCGGGCGCGGGGTTTACCGGCTGGCCGGCATCGTGGAGGAGGAGTTCGGGCATTATGCCCTGCGCACGACAGCCCTCGAGCGCCTGCCTTGGAAACCGGACCCGCGGTATGGATCCTGA
- the thiL gene encoding thiamine-phosphate kinase has translation MSEQSSRTELSAIGEFGLIERLASRIRLQQSSTVRGIGDDAAVIDPQGLHQVVTTDMLVEGVHFDLGYVPLRHLGYKAIVVNLSDVYAMNAEPRQVIVALALSNRFPVEAVDELYEGMLLACRNYGVDLVGGDTCSSTSGLVIGITAIGAALPGDLVYRSGAREHDLLVVSGDLGGAYMGLQVLEREKAVFKETGAQPDLAGHDYILERQLKPEARRDIVALLRQLGVRPTAMIDISDGLASEAIHIARSSALGVRLYDEKLPIDPHTYGTAREFGLDPTTCALNGGEDYELLFTIAPSDYEKVKGNPSLTVVGHMTDRGSGYRLVDRQGGEHELRAQGWDAFLTAR, from the coding sequence ATGTCCGAGCAATCCTCCCGCACCGAGCTCTCCGCCATCGGGGAGTTCGGCCTCATCGAGCGTCTCGCCTCGCGCATCCGCTTGCAGCAATCATCGACTGTCAGGGGCATCGGCGACGATGCCGCGGTGATCGATCCGCAGGGCCTCCACCAAGTGGTCACCACCGATATGCTGGTGGAGGGCGTCCACTTCGACCTGGGCTATGTGCCACTCCGCCACCTGGGCTACAAGGCCATCGTCGTCAATCTGAGCGATGTGTATGCCATGAACGCCGAGCCCAGGCAGGTCATCGTGGCCCTCGCCCTCAGCAACCGCTTCCCGGTGGAGGCGGTGGATGAGCTCTATGAAGGCATGCTGCTCGCGTGCCGCAACTACGGGGTGGACCTGGTGGGCGGCGACACCTGCAGCAGCACAAGCGGCCTCGTCATCGGCATTACGGCCATCGGTGCGGCGCTGCCTGGCGACCTCGTGTACCGGTCGGGTGCTCGGGAGCATGACCTGCTGGTGGTGAGCGGCGACCTCGGCGGGGCCTACATGGGGCTACAGGTGCTCGAGCGCGAGAAGGCCGTCTTCAAGGAGACCGGTGCGCAGCCCGACCTCGCGGGCCACGACTACATCCTGGAGCGCCAGCTCAAGCCCGAGGCGCGCCGCGACATCGTCGCACTGCTCCGCCAGCTGGGGGTGCGGCCCACGGCGATGATCGACATCAGCGACGGGCTCGCCAGCGAGGCCATCCACATCGCTCGTTCCTCGGCCCTTGGCGTCAGGCTATACGACGAGAAGCTGCCCATCGACCCTCATACCTACGGCACCGCGCGCGAGTTCGGCCTCGACCCCACCACCTGTGCGCTGAATGGCGGGGAGGATTACGAGCTGCTTTTCACTATCGCTCCGTCGGACTATGAGAAGGTGAAGGGCAATCCCAGCCTTACGGTGGTGGGCCATATGACCGACCGGGGCAGCGGCTACCGGCTGGTGGACAGGCAAGGCGGCGAGCATGAGCTGCGCGCCCAAGGCTGGGATGCTTTCCTGACCGCGCGCTAG